The genomic DNA CGGTCCGGCGGTGCTTGTGGTTATGATACCGAGACTGGTGTCATGATGTGCCTTTGCTCTACTTCCATGAATGCTACGAGAGAATGTGGTAAGAAACTAATTTTGGATTAATTTAATATTGTCTAGATTGTAATTTTATCTCTAAATTTTAGAACGTTCTAATTTCATCATTAAAGTATTAGTATTATATTAATCTATCAATTTGACATTAAATGTTAATTTAAGTATGAGATAGAGCATATTTAAAACAAGGAATGGTACAAGGTTTTTATTATAGAGACAGGATGAAATTAGTCAttctattattaaatatattaatttactgtttaaaaattattattgtttaacaatgttatattttaaaagttttctATAATTctacaaataaaatattttatttagagTTTATGTGATTTTTAGACAACAATTGTTAACTCTGTTATTATTTGActttatttgattcattttacTAGTACAAAGAACTAAATTGATCAATTGTTTTAAATATACTCCATTTATTAAATTTGAGTTGATTAATATAATGTTcgttctttaaaattttaattaaaacattttttttttaaaattagccCATTAATTTTATCCTGATTGCTTGCTATATTTTACCTGCAGGTAGCAATGGAGATATAGGAAGTGGTCAAAAGTTGGCATTGCGGACAAAGTTTCATGCATTTGCCTTGGTGGTGGGTGCATTTATTTACTTTGTAATATTCATATGAACAATGAATATAGTGGCTGTatgttttcttcttcttatagttaCTGGTGCTCCAAAGAAAGTGACCAGGCCATTCTTGTGGAGGGTTGATTGGTTTATATCCAAATTTTGTACCTACTTAAAtattaatctcattataggttatTATCATATctgttattttttatataatgtttaaaaataaatGTAACTCTTTCTGAcccttaaataaaaagataatacaCTTAAGTATACTCGAATTTACGTCCTCTTACACTAATAATAATGCCGATGCCAATCAAATTAAGAATCAATcaataactaaattttaaatatttaaaagattGTTTTTTTAACCCACTACATTCAAATCTATCCATGCTATATGTACACTTTATTCAACTCGAAGATCACCTATATTTACTCAAGAAAATTATAACTAATTCCCTAGCATGTAAGatattaaaaacatttaaaaaaaaaattcaattagcATTTAGTGATTAAGTTGATTGTGTTAAGTCGACAGAATAATATGAGAATAAAATATTCATACTTTTTTTTAGTATACTATAAGTGTCTTGATTGATTTTAGGATCCGAATCTGATTCTGTTCAAGCCGAAAGTGATATTCAGATAAAGCCTTTTGATACTTTGATTACTCAATTGTCAATTATAACGTTTTGAAATTTGGGGCGATTTAAAATTTGAGTTATATTTTGGGGATGTCTTATGAAATTAATCCTCATTTTAATTGTTATTTTACTTCTTCGATATCCTTTCCCGTGTTTCTGAGTCGTTGAGTCCTCTTTGAAATCGCGACCTAGCAACAGTGAAAGTGTGAAACCAAAAAACTTGAGAGATTTATCAGACTCAGTGAGTGAGTGAAAGGCTAAATCGTATACGGGAACGGAAGGAAGGCAACGACGAAGAACATGTCTTCTCCTCCTTCCTCTTCTTCTGGTAAAGCATTGGACTTTGAAGCCGCATCAAAATCAGCCGTTGCTTCTGTCGAGTCCCTCAAATTGAAACCGCAAGACGAAATCGCCAGCGGCGTGCAGGTCACGAGCTTTTCGGAGATCATGGATGAAGTAACGCTTCACTTTCAACTCATTCGTCTCGCCAAGCAGGTTACTCGAATTTCTTAACTTATTTTAAAGCACGAATGTTTATTGTTCTGTCAGTCTTTCCCAAATTCCATTTTCGTTATTGAATTTTTCATAGATATTCGTATGGATCGGCTGTAACTCTGCTAATTTGGGAAATTTATATGCTGCTGCTCCTACGCGACCTGTAAGTTATTTCTCTTCAAttgattactttttttttttatcattgatTATAATACTATTTTGTATTGTTACTAAAAGAATCCATTGTATGAATAGAATAATACGGTGAGCGTGACTTCAATTCTTGGAGGTGCTTCAGATAACACTGGCTCTGGAATTGCTCGACGATTAGGTCTTTCTTCAATTTTACCAACATTTTAATGCTATATCTCTGTTGGTCTAATTATAGTTTTAGTCACTCTACTATGCTCAAATTCTCAATTCAATCCTTCTactttaatttgacataatttggtgcctttaattttttttatgttgttaGTTGCTGTACTAAAAAGTGCCTTGAAACCATTTTTACCATTATTCACATAGTTTAGGTCATGAGGAAATCTTGTCAACCATGTTCAACAAATAGTAAATTTATATATCAACCAAATGCTTAAGGTTGTTTTCAAAAAGTTCTTTGTCATCATTTTAACGGCAAGaactaatggtgttatcaagtaGATATATCAAAATTCTGCCAAATTAGAGGATTAGATCCCAATTTTCGATATAGCAGAGGGACTAAAATCATAATTAGAGTTTTGTTTTCGTCTTTTTGGCTTGAATTTAAAGCAAATTGATTCTTTTGCAGTGCTAAAGACTGGTCTTAACATAATTGTGGCTTGCAATATCCCAAAGAATAACTCCATGCTTGAGGTTTGGTTTTTTATTCATTGATATTTAGACTCGAATTCAAGCAAAGATCTGATATGTTAATCTTTTGTGCTTATATCATCATTTTGTTCCCTTTTTTCCTCACAGGCAAATGCTGAAAAGAAGTTAATAGAGAAGCTAATTGCCTTGGGGTACTCGAGGCCGAAATCCCAATCCTCAGGTCCAGGGTTGTCTTCCTCATAGTGAAAAAACTGTGATTCATATTTGCATTTGTAACAGCAAGCAAGTAGACCATACAAGTCTTCAGTGTAGTATCAGTTATGGAATCCTTCTTAAATCATCGTATTCGTTCAGAAATTTAACTGGCAAAACATACTGCGCCTAGCTGTGAGACAAGCAATGCTGTAAGCTTTTCTGTTATGTCGTGTGAATTGTCTCTCATGTCATAAACAAACAGGTTGCAACTTGCAAATGCACACGTTTTATATTTTCCTAGTGGTTGATTCTATGTTTGCTGTTGAGTTAGTGCTGGTTAACCCTGCTATGCCCTGAATTTGGATTTAATGCTTTTTTTGTAGCATAGGTTTTTTACCACCACTGATATGAATTTTTTCCTGCAAAATGAAAACTGTAGCAAGCATATATTATATACCCTCATTGGATGCTCTCATATCATAAACAGACAAGTTTGGACTTGCTAATGCACACATTGTTTTCTGGTAATTTCCTTTGTGGTTGATTCTATGTTTGATGTTGAGCTTAAGGCTGGTTAGTCCTGCTATGACCTGGACTTATTATATTGCTTTTATTGTCATAGCTGAAATATTCAGATTGCTGATGTTACTTACCACCATTGAATGCCAAGTTTTTAGAAACCTAGACTTGAATGGTAGAGCTAGGGATGATAATGGAGCGTGGTGGGTAGATATTGCTCAATCCATCATTGCTACATTTCGCCGTGGATGTTAGAACTTAAATATCACCACCATCTCCTTGGATTTTGGATTATTCCGGAACCGCCCAAAGCTTATGCATTTTACATATAAAATGAAAAGAATATTCTTTGAATATTTTAGTGTTTTTTCTATAATATATAATTATGTTTATATCATCTGAAAGCTAAATATATAAAAGTACAATAGTAATTTCAAAAGATCGGATTGGGAAATTGTATTTAGAAACATCTTGCTCCGCCTTGCCTTTACAACGATAACGCACTTTCTGCCAGATATAGAGAGGTAAGAGGTAGATGCGTTTACAAGGTTGGAGACAATTAGGTTAAGTCAATCAATCAATCAAGTCGATTTTTCAAGTAAAACTAATCAATTACTCATTGAAATTTATAGTGATATTCGAGTTTACTTTCATATTATAAGTAAGAAGCACAAAATATTACATTCCcttgtttaaattttgaaaattgctTAAACCGATCAACTTAGTCACAAACAATTTAAAGTCTATATTCTACCAtcctttgataaaaaaaaaaaaaaagacaatggGAGAGTTTGAAAACTTGATGTGGGTGTATGCCCATGCCGTAATTGGCCCTAAAATCAAGTGATGGACATCACCACCACATGGAACGTGAATCATTTTCAAGTTTAAATTAGGGTTTGGACAATAGAAAGCTAGTAGGATTATTTACTTCACCCCCCTTCAAACTATGATTAACATTTTAAATTGATCTCAAA from Gossypium arboreum isolate Shixiya-1 chromosome 9, ASM2569848v2, whole genome shotgun sequence includes the following:
- the LOC108455724 gene encoding uncharacterized protein LOC108455724, which encodes MSSPPSSSSGKALDFEAASKSAVASVESLKLKPQDEIASGVQVTSFSEIMDEVTLHFQLIRLAKQIFVWIGCNSANLGNLYAAAPTRPNNTVSVTSILGGASDNTGSGIARRLVLKTGLNIIVACNIPKNNSMLEANAEKKLIEKLIALGYSRPKSQSSGPGLSSS